A segment of the Bos mutus isolate GX-2022 chromosome 17, NWIPB_WYAK_1.1, whole genome shotgun sequence genome:
CCGCCTGTCTGTGGTTTCTGTTTGTCCTTGTCCCACTTTCCCTCTTAGTGTCTCTATCTCTCAAGATTCTCTTGGTCACAAATGACAGATGCACAGATCAAGCGAGTCTAAGTGGAAAGAAATTTTTTGCCTCGTGCAACCAAGAAGCCGGGGCATTTCCGGCCCAGGTGTGGCTGGACCTAGGTGCTTGGGGCCACAGGCCCTGATGTCCTCTCTGCCTGTGCTTTCTCTTTGGCTGCTCCTGCGGGTGGCGCAGTGGCCACGACATCTGCCTTAGAGCCAACCATCTCAGGCTCATGATACAAGCAGGACCATGTGGCCACAGAGGTATAATATACAAATGGTTACTGCATTCATCCTGAGCACAGAGCTCGATCAGTTGTGTAACCAGCGCCCCATCCCCAAAGGATTCCTGCTGTTGCAACTCAGATAGTGACCTCTTCCTTGCTCTGCCCTGGAGTTCTGTCATCtaacttgtattttctttttttcctaagtcCTGGAGAATCACATCCAAGGTGGGACTTTATCTCCTATCTGCAGGATGTCATAGATTTGTTCCCTAGCTTTATGTTTTGTTGAGCTTCAAAGTTCACTTGTAATGTTTTATGAGTGGCACAGCATTCACTCCCTTGGTATACAGAGCACTGTTCTCGTCTCTGATTATTCCCTTCAGATGCATTTCTAGAAGCAGAATTCCTCCGTGGAAAGACGCAGCGTGTGCGTGGTCCTTCTGCTGAAGAGACCAGCGTGCCGAGCGTCGTGCTCCAAGTGCAAGGCCCAGCTGGCCCTCCCACGTCTGCTTCCTTTGCAGGGCGTGTCTGCGGCCGGCCAGGTCGTGTCCCTGAAGGTGTGGCTGATTGatgacattttagaaaagatCAACAGCCACCTTCCGTCTCACATTCGGATTCTGGGTAAGCCATGTGTCACTGGGGCTGTGCACCAGGTGGTGGCCGGTCCCAAGAGAGAAGGGACATGCAATTCCTTCTCTCGCCGAGTTTCTCTATTGTGGAGATAAGACAATAGAGCAGGTCCTTAGCGGTTGGTTGCAGTGGCTGTACGTCAGTTATAGAAAAGGATTCAGGACTCGCGTCTCCTTCAGGAAGGGACACAGCCAGACAGACAGACTCAGGCCATCGGTGCAGCACTTTGGCACTACATGTGCCTTGTTTTAACCAAATGCTTGGGTATGAAAATCTGGATTTGATCAAATTAAAACAGGGGCAATTATTCCCTTTTGTAATAGGCCTGATAATGGGATTTCtaggtccttttctttttttttaatcaagtctgactctctgccTTTTAGGTGGCGTGTATGTGCCATTGgtgttaataattattataatgtgTGCTGGGATGGCTGGGTGAAGATCTTCTTGCTTCCTGTTTCTCTCTGTCCCATCTGTTACTTTGTTCCCCTCCTCTGTTTCTCCCTCCTTTTGGATTAATTGATGTTTCTTATAATTGCTTTTAATtatcactttgggcttccctggtggctcagtttaagaatctgcctgcaatgtgggagacctgagtttgatacctggattaggaatatcccctggagaaaggagcagtTTGGTTAGTTAATGCTATGGCttgctatagtttttttttttttttttaagtgattgttTTGGGGTTTAAATTTAAAGCaagagttggcaaacttttttctGCAGAGGGCCAGAGGGCCACAgaagtcgtgtcttgactcttgcgaccacatggactgtagcccaccaggctgatctgtccatggtatttcctgggtaagaatactggagtgggttaccatttccttctccaggggatcttcctgatccagggatcaaacctgcatctcctgcattggcaggcggattctttaccattgagtttccagggaagcctgaatttaCTTTTAGTataatatagttttgtttttattacactGTGGTCTTTCTCTCCCTGGTAGGGTAATCCCTCTTGAAAACCTCCTCCTAAGTCCCATTTGACGCTTCCTAACAGTCATTTCCCAGGGAATATTCTAATATTCGCCATGGGTTGTTCCCCAGTTTTGCTAAAACAATACCAAACCCTATGCACAATCGCAGCTGTTTATACTGCTTCTATAACGTGACACAACACAACCATTAACAGCCCAGCTGTCTGGTCGACTGccagcctcccccagcctctTGGAGATTATGTTCCACACAACGGAAATTACGTGCTAAAGCATATTTGTGATGCTCAGTGTCGACCAAGATGAATTCTTAAagcaagacaaaaaacaaaaataagattaCCCCAAGTCAAACATAACAGCAGAAACAGATGGTGGCGAGCACAGGGAAGGTGCAGCCTTGAACTGGCAGTGGTGAGCGGAGAGGCAGGGGCAGCCTGGAGGCGCTGGCTGCTGTGGAGGGCTGTCGGGGTGGGGAGGCATCGAATCACCCCTTGAAATATGAAGCCAAAGTTGGCCTTTAAGCCAGGCTCCTTGTGAGGCTGACTCCTTGCAACTTGGTTGTGCCTTCAGCGTGAGGACAGCCATGCAGCAGGGAGCATCCAGGCCACGGGGGACTTCTGGTCCCCAGCTCCCAGAAGCCATCCCCACCAACAGTTCTCGCCATGCTTGTAGAAATTTTCTGTACAAATATAGACATAATCTCTATATGTGTATTCCTATCACAAAAAGAATCCCCCTTCCTGTAGttctccattttgcttttctttctttatattttctttttctgttgtgttgtcgctctgggtcttcattgctgtgagggctCTCGCTAGTTGCGGCAGGGGGGGACTATGCTCTTAACTGCAGtgcagggcttctcattgcggtggatTCTTCGTtgagggcacaggctctaggtgcgcagactcagtagttgtggtgcacgagctTAGTTGTCCcgaaacatgtgggatctttccagaccagggatcgaacccatgtcccctgcactggcagacggatttttatccactgtaccaccagggaagccccattttacttttttttttttccacttaacgGTTAAATATTTTTGGAGCTCCTGCCAGTACAGTGAGCCCTCAGCCATGAGGCCCCCGGTCCAGGTGACGTGCCACCTGCCCTGCAGGCCTGCCTCTCATTTCATCCTGCATATGTTCAGGAGCCACTGATGGCTTTCCTATTGCTGGGCTTTTTAAGCTGCTTTTGCTGTTGATCAcactgctgcccctggcctcaccTGCAGAATGGCTTCTGACCCACGGGTTCCAAGTCAGGGTCACCGGCTGGCGCTTTGGTCTCCATGGCAACTGTGCCAGGTCCCCCTGGGATCCTAGAGGCGAGAGCAGGATGCCCAGCACTTTGGCCGACTCTGGGTTCTGACAGATGCCTGAGAGTTGGCTGTACTGGTTGGTTTGGTTCTGAGACGGAGTGTCTGGTGGACTGAGGGTTTAGCACGTGGAGCCAGGTCCCCCTCGGGTTCATCTGGGTTTGGGAGGTGAGGTGCCAGCACTCAGAGCTGGTCATGGTGTCATCAGTTTGTTCTCGTCGCTTCCTCTGCCCCCAGGACTGAAGAGGGTCACGGGCGGCTTCAACTCCAAGAACAAGTGCGACGCCAGGACCTACGTCTACATGCTGCCCACGTTTGCCTTCGCCCACAAGGACCACGACTCGCAGGACGAGACGTACCGACTGAGCGCGGAGACGCTGGGGCGTGTGAACCGGCTCCTGGCCTGCTACAAAGGCACCCACAACTTCCACAACTTCACCTCCCAGAAGGGGCCCCACGAGCCCAGCGCCCGACGCTACATCCTCGACATGTTCTGTGAGGAGCCCTTCGTGCGTGAGGGCATGGAGTTCGCTGTGATCAAGGTCAAGGGCCAGAGCTTCATGACGCACCAGATCAGGAAGATGGTGGGGCTAGTGGTGGCCATCGTCAAGGGCTACGCGCCTGAGAGTGTGCTGGAGCGCTGCTGGGGGGAGGCCAAGGTGGACGTGCCCAAGgctccagggctggggctggTCCTGGAGCGAGTGCACTTCGAGAAGTACAACCAGCGCTTCGGCCATGACGGGCTACACGAGCCGCTGGACTGGGCACGGGAGGAGGCAGAGGTCACAGCCTTCAAGGAGCAGCACATCTACCCCACGATCATTAGCACTGAGCGCCAGGAGAGGTCCATGGCCCAGTGGCTGAGCACCCTGCCTATGCACGACTTCAGCGCCACTGCCCATGCTGCCGCTGGCCTAGGCAccaaggtggggctgggggctggggaccaTGGGGACCGTGGGGGCTGGTGCCGGCCTTCCCAGGAGCTCAGCCAGGCGCTTGTCCACACCTGTCATTGAGTGTGCCCATTCTATAGATGAGCAAGCCTAGGTGCCAAGAGCTGCGTCACTCCTCCAGGGTAACAGCAGCGGCAGGAGCCAAGGCCAGGGCAGAGGTTCTGGTGGCTGGTTCACCTGCTCTGCGCTTGGTGACCCCGGCTGAGGGGCACACTCAGTGGCCCATCTTCCCAAGTGTGAGATGGAGGTGTCACTAGGATGTCCTTCTCTGGCTCATGCACTTGGTCAGTATGCATGTGTCTGACTCCAGAATGTGGGATCGCTTGGACCCAGGACACTGAGCAGCCCGGAGGCGTTCTCCTCACCTAGGGCGGTGTTCCTATCCAGGCCCACGGTGCTGCCTTCCATCTGTGGGGGAATGTAGGCTGATGCAGACCCTGCATTTTGGCCCATCTCCCAATCAGGCCACTTTGCTCAGCGAGCAAGGGAGCCAGGCTTGCTGTCAAGTACCTCCCAGGGCCCTGGTTCAAAGTGTGACTCATCTGTTATGTAACTACCAACCTTATGTTAGAAGGAGAATATCCATGATTCAAGGTGCTGGAGCTAAGAGTTAACATTTTAACTTTAGTTCTCAATTCTTTACCCTGCAGTGAGGGAGGTCCCCAAAGCCCATGTTCTCTTGTGGTGGTCCAGCAGGCAGTCAGAGGGTGAGATTCCCACCTGGAGCTCTGGGAGATTTCTTCCCATGTTCTAGATATCCAGAAAGACACTGTCCTTCCTCCACAGCTGGGCTTGTAAACTCAGGTGCATCCAGGGAAGGGAAGTAAGCAAGGTGGGCCAGGTGTAAAGAAAGCAGGTGTGCAGGTCGGATGGTAAGTAGCATCCATTGTCAGGAGGCAGTAGGGCTTGGTGGAGACTGTGGCCAACAGGAGAGCTCTTGCTCCACCCGAAGGGGCAGGTGCGGTCAGTTCAGCCAGTGGAGGTGGAGCCaagtggtatcagttcagttcagtcactcagtcatgtccgactctttgtgaacccatgaatcgcagcacaccaggctttcctgtccatcaccaactcccggagttcactcaaactcctgtccatcgagttggtgatgccatccagccatctcatcctctgtcgtccccttctcctcctgcccccaatccctcccagcatcagagtcttttccaatgagtcaactctttgtgtcAAGTGTGTCAGAgcttatgttttttttccagagaaactgGCATTCCAggattttatgtgaaatattctaccttttatttatatactttgggTTGCGCTTCTACCCTTTGATGGTTGATTATCAGTTTTCCCAAGCACCATGAGGCCAAGTCGAGCACATGTACGGATATGACCTGGGGCCAGGCTTGCCCTCTGCTTGATTCTGTGAATAGAGGCCTCCGGCCATTTGCCATCTGTACATACTGCTGAGGGGCTTGTACTTGTCCAGCTTTACAGTGGCCCAGTTTTATGTTCCCAGGGTTCTGCAGTGGTGGCCTCTGGGCGTTTGAAGGAGCCCAGTGAAGACCTCCCTTCTTGTTCCCAGCCCCTGGCTCTCCCAGTCTTAAGACAGGTTCTTGAACTAGTTAAGAGACACAGAGTCAGGGTGAGCCCTGCCTCAGGCGGGTCAGGGCAGCCCAACCTCCACCCCGGGAGGAAGTGCCTGCCCCTGGACGACATGGTTCTTCACGGCTGTCTCCTGTGTGCTGTTGCTCTGCAGGCCCCCAGCTCCCTGGAAGGCAGTGACGGGGTCGGGGACAGTGACTGAGGCCCTGGGAGCGTCTTGGAAGTGGCCCACGACACATGCCGGGACCTGCCAGCCTGCTGTTGGCTGTGTGCCTTCGCCAGATGGGAGAGCCCCCACACGCCCTCTTCATCTCAGGGTCTTGAGACCTGCGTGTTTCTGAGTTTTCTCACAGGGAGAACCTGCTGCAAATCTTTTTTCAGCTCAACACGTTGACTACACACACCTGAGCATGtaaagacttatttttttaaagaagcgaTTTTCTTATTAAATACGTACAAACTTGGCTTAGTCACTTCTATTCATTTTTGAGCTGTGGCGCTGGGCATGTGGGATTCTTAGTTccgcaaccagggattgaacctgggcccctgcagagGCCTAAGCACagaacaccagggaattcccacttaAGATActtctttgacttttttcctcAGTCTTTTCTGTGGGTCTTTCATGGTGAGAGACAGTTATGTGCTGTGTTAGCAACAGGCCTGGCTCTGCCTCCACCCTGAGCTGTGAGAAACGTGGGTTGGTCAGTGCACATCAGGGGCTGGCTAGTGGGTGGAGGCTGGAGTGGATGGGACCCTCTTGGCAGGATGGGGCTCGGTGGCCAAGAGAGCCGCACAGACAAGAAGAGAACAGGGTGACTGTTGGGCCATGCACAGCAGTCCCCAGCGCCAGAGAACATGGGTTCCTTCTGTGTGTCCACCTGGCCCCCTGCAGCACATAGCTTTCCTCTGGATCCATCCATCCCTGGCATGTTCCACACTCAGGGAAGGAGCATGAGACCCGGGTGGGAAGACCGAGGGCAGAAGGAAGGGGCACATTGTTGAACCTCTCCCTTAGCAAGCTTTCCTGCCAGCAACTGCATCCCCTCATTGGCTAGAAGTGTGTCATGTGGTCTTCTgtagctgcaagggaggcaggGAATGCTTTTTAAGTGGTGCCCTGCAGAAGAACAGTGATGTTCTGTCAGCGAGGAAGAGCGGGTCAGGAGGTGGCAGTCGCTGAGTAGCAGCagaagttcatttcagttcagtcgctcagttgtgtctgactctctgtgaccccatggactgcagcacaccaggcttccctgtccaacaccaactcctggagcttatgcaaactcatgtccattgagttggtgataccatccaaccatctcatcctctgtcatcctcttctcctcctgccttcagtctttcccagaattaaggtcttttccaatgagtcagttctcatcaggtggccaaagtattggagtttcaacttcagcctcagtccatccaaagaaatcccagggctgatccccttcagaatggactggttggatctccttgcagtccaagggactctcaagagtcttctccaacactacagttcaaaagcatcagttcttcggtgctcagctttctttacagtccaactctcacatccatacatgaccactggaaaaaccacagctttgactagatggacctttgttggcaaagtaatgtctctgctttttaatatgctgtctaggttggtcataacttttctaccaaggagcaagcatcttttaatttcatggctgtagtcactatctgcagtgacatgagagcctccaaaaataaagtctgttactgtttccattgtttcccaatctatttgccatgaagtgatgggactagacgccatgatcttagttttctgaatgttgagtttcaagccaactttttcactcttctcttgcactttcatcgagaggctctttagttctttgttttctgacataagggtggtgtcatctgcatacatgaggttattgatatttctcccagcaatcttgattccagcttgtgcttcatccacaccggcatttctcatgatgtactctgcatgtaagttaaataagcagggtgacaatatacagccttgacatacttctttcctgatctggaaccagtctgttgttccatgtccagttctaactgttgcttcttgacctgcatacagatttctcaggcggcaggtcaggtggtctggtattcccatctctttaagaattttccacagtttgttgtgatccacacagtcaaaggctttggcatgaagaagtagatgtttttccggaactctcttgctttttcaatgatccaacggatgttgccaatttgatctatgattcctctgccttttctaaatccaacttgaacatctggaagttcatggttcacatactgttgaagcctggcttggagaattttgaggattactgtGCCAGTGGAGACCCAGGAGCTTTCAAATGgagaagtggtgtgtgtgtgtgtgttgggcctGTGTGGGTACATGTGTCCCCTGGGATGCAAGCATTCCTGTGCTGTGTGGTATGTGTTTACCCGTGtgtgccggagtccagctccagcagccagggaatcagcctgaagaggTGAGCGGTATCAGTGGAGAATGATGCAGCCTCTGACTCAAGGTGCGGGactgcatgtttatttcaagtttcaggttctcttttatactttgaaaagcattaggtcagaggcttaacattttcagttccccctcacccagatttattgtctcattgttgcccttcaaacagagttcctgcttcagcaattttctcaaaattgtgtttacttgtgattacattgtaactcatgcttatgtatgggctgcataccacattcctcagtttatttcttatctttctaaatcctgcttgcccctagtatcctaagctcactatctcctaaaaaggcttctagctattaatATCTCTAAAATTCCTAATCCCTACAAGCTacagtaaaatatgctaacactacaacattccttaaacttttagcttctaactattcttaaatattcctaaaccctaaactcagcaaccTTCCTTTGCCATTAACATTTctctcacaaacaggtctcagataacaatccttcccatggcctcaagctgcggcctacgtgctcatcctggaacgttctttgtaaagatccttgaacaaacgTCAATGGTTAACTTTATGGATCATtctctgggcacaactgcagaaggctttgtgccttctcatgctcctctcaagaacaataagcaccttaacattctttccagccaactcaaccgaagaaaggaaaaagcaagtcagaatcacaagacctAACTCCTTTATCCTGGGACCCTGCCTGCGAGacgaggagagggggttggggctgtgcctccattttgtcagcaatgcctaacgcggctcctgacacatgtgtatgcacatgtgttGTGCAAGTGGTCTATACATGTGTATTTATGTCATATATAAGTGTAGGTGATGTGTGTGCACAGAtacctgtgtgtgcgtgtgatacatgtgtgtgttgcACACCTGTGTGCACAATGGGACAGATCTTTTTGAGGGGCTGTTCCATTTGGGAGAATAGATGGAGTTGGGCAGTAGAATCAGGAAGACTGGCAGTGACGTGGGGGAGGCACTGTGGTTGGGGAGAGGCCGAGTGAGGTGTGCCTTTGGGTCACTGCAGGTGTTCCCCTGACTACTGGGACAGGAGGGAGGGTTTAATGCTGACTTAGGCTTTGTGTTTGATGAATTGATGAGCTGGGCCATTAACAGGTAAGGTGATCGAGAACAGGATGGGGTTGAAGGAGAAATATTGGGGGTTGTCTTTAAGCATGTTAATTTTACCTGTGATAGGGTTTTGTAAGTCACTTTTTAAGTCACCAGGGCAGAAAGTAACCTTAAAACTGCTGCAATCATGGGGTTCTCCCCATGAAAAGTTACATGGTCTTGGTTTCAGGGTCAAATTGTAGACAATTCCCAAGTGTGACTCCAGGCAATTAGTGGGTAATCATTTCAGTCATCTTGGAGGATCCATAGGTATGTGATATTCTAAAATAATATGTGtttggaggggacttccctggcattccaggggctaggactctgcttccactgcaggaggtatAGGTTTGATCATctcaaagtccctaactatcccttcccctacAGGTAAGTCTTTAGTCTCTTGCTTGGCCATTTCTGCCTGTTTTCCCTTTGCTCCCCTTTTCCCATTTGTTTGCACCAATGGCCCCATGACTGGAGATGTGTGATCCCTGGCCCAGAGCTGAGTCCAGGGCCAGGGATTCAGGTCAAGAAGTCACTCACAACTGGACCTCCCTTATAGGAGAGACTCAAATTTGTCAACTCCTGCAGCAAGTGCAGCCAGGAGCAGCAAGGAAGCCACCTCCCGGTGCCTCCACTCCTGCAGAGATGCAGCCAGTGGGAGGAGCTGGGACTCTGAGCTCCGAGGAGTCTGAGGGGTGTAGTTTTTTAACTTCCCAAATTCAGTAAGTGGGAAGTGGAGTGAAGATTGAAAGGGCCTCCCTATCAGTGCTCAGAAACACAAAAttgaactttcctggtggttcagaggttaagaatctgcctgccaatgcaggggacacaggtttgatccctgtgtctgggAGTCTTCCTAGTCtggaaagatcccgcatgccaaggagcaactaagctgagcactgcaactaTACAAGCCTGCAGCTCAAGCTCTGTAGCAAGAGATCAGCACCCACCCATCTCCATCTCCACAATTAGAATTTCAcactccttgtggctcagttggtaaagaacctgcctgcaatgtgggagacctgggttcgatccctgggttgggaagatcccctgcagaagggaaaggctacccactccagtattctggcctggagaattccatggactgtattgtccatgggatctcaaagagttggacaggactgagcaactttcacttttaaagcctgagtgcacagcaatgaagacccagcacagccaaaaataaaataacaaaaatgttttaaaaagtaaaagaaacatgCAATCATTCTGCTCTGCTTTTATTCAACTAATTATCCCCTTTTATGCTCCTTTATGGTCTCCCTTTTATAGtcaagtttgttcttttttttttttctttttctgtgtgtttaatATCAGAGGTGGTATTTGCATGTGCATTTTGCTGAGGAGTTGGATCACTTTAgcttgcatctttttaaaaacgGAGTtgtaattgaggtataattcatgCACCACAAAGCTCATCCTTTCAAAGTGCACAATTCAGTGGTATTTAGTAGATACACAAAGTGGTGCAATTGGCAGCACTacctaaattcatatatatatacatacacatagacaTTGGCTGTGCTGGGATTTTGCTGGggcgcacgggctttctctagttgtggtgagtgggcttctcttgctgcagaacatgggctccagAGTATGTGGGTTCACTGATTTCCAAGCACAGGCTCTTTAGTCGtgttgcacaggcttagttgccctgtggcatgccCTGAGGCATGttcacagaccagggattgaacctgcgtcctctgcattggaaagcagattcttaaccactggaccaccagggaaatccctgtacatttgacataaatgaaatcatgatACATGGCCTTTTGTATCTGACTTCCTTAACTTACTAtagtattttcaaggttcatctatgttgtagtcTATGTCAAAttccatcctttctttttttgctgattaatattccattgtatatatttaatgtaattttatagaatatataatattccattatatacatatattctcaaGTTAAACAGATTTATTAGCTCCAGTGGCCACAGCAGCCAGCTCTTGGCAGATGGAGGCTTTGGGACCAGTGAGGTGCATGGATGGTCCAGTACAAACTATAGTACTAAATCAGGCCCTGAGAGAGTGCCCAGaggtcctccctccctccctgccctgtgAAGAGGGCCCAGCTGGTGGGAGGCAGGAGTGTGGGCTCTGTTCCTGGCTGACTGGCTCCAGGCTGGAGGCTTCCTGGACTGGTCTCAGCTGTCCTTGGCAAAAGGGAGTTCAAGTGCCCACACCCAGTGTGAcatagtttatttattcatcagttgatggatatttcggttgtttccatttcctggggattatgagtaatgctgctaAGAATATTTTCATATGCGCTTTCATGTGGATGTGTTTTTAACTCTCTTGGATATATACTTAGTAGTGGTATTCCTAGGTCATATGTTAAGTCCTAACAACTCTTCTGTGGAACTGCCAAACCATTTTTTTCAAGTGgctgaatcatttattttttacttaaaaaaagtatttatttaggcCGTTTCAGTTCTCAGTTGTGGCAAGAGGGatttttgttgtggcatgcaaactcttggttgtggcatgtgggatctagttccctgaccagggattgaacccaagccccctgcattcaGACTGTggcttagtcactggaccaccggggaagtccctgactGCATCATTTTAAATTCTGACTAGCAGCAGGTGAGGTTTCTGATTTTTCCAATGGGCTTGTGAACACTTCTTACCTGATTCTTTGGTTTAAGCCATCCTAGTGGTTTTGGTTTATATTTCCCTGATCCCTAATgttgctgaacatcttttcatgtgcttatttgtacatcttcttttgAGGCAtgtattcaagtcctttgcccattaaaaatgtttttttaattgaagtatagttgatttacaatgttgtgttaatttcttttgtacagcaaagtgattcagctttacatatatatataactatatatatagatagatagctAGGTAAGGAAgaggattactttttttttaatttgaaacatCACAAAAGCAGTCTGGATTTCCAACATGGTAATAATACAGATTTTAAGCAACATCGTTTATACAGGTTCTGgattaatattttcatgttttatgcCCAGTTCAATACTTTAAAGCAGAATTAGGAATAAAGcagtaaatattataaaatgcattttgtaCATTTCGGAACTGTacattttggaaaaaacaaattCCTTCATTAGAGCAAATGTTTTTGCAAAAGAGTAAAACAGCAAATAGATTAACTTTTCTAAGGTAACATGCATTTTTtataatgtaattaaaaaaaagttggtCAGGTAAGTGTACAACATCTATACTGTTTCAAGTCATCTGCTCaaattaagtattaaaaaatcTATACTGTTTCAAGTTATTccaagtatgggcttcccaggtggcacggtggtaaagagtccgcctgttaccaatgcaagagatgcaagagaacTGGGTATgaaccctggatcgggaagataccctggagtagaaaatggcaacccactgcagtattcttgcctcgaaaatttttttggacagaggagctggctgtccagggggtcccaaaaagttggacacgaccgagcatatacatacacacacacatatgtgtgtgtgaatatgtagatatataatctttttcatattcttttccatgatggtttgtcacaggatattgaacataatTCCCTATGGTATATGGCAGGATCTTGTTATCCATTCCTTTGCCAGTTTTAGaattaattgtcttttaattatttAGTTGCAAGTTctgtattctggatacaagtcccttatttgatatataatttgcaaatattttctctcattctgtgggttgtcttttcttaATGGTGTCATCTGAAGCAcaagtttttttattttgatgatgtccaacctattttttttgttgttgttacttttgtttttggtgtcataaAAAATCAGTGCCTGATTTATGATACTGAAGATTTGTATCTATGT
Coding sequences within it:
- the PUS1 gene encoding pseudouridylate synthase 1 homolog isoform X2; its protein translation is MAGNGEAPIPVGAKQEQDKKARSGWQGPTRIWEETEQQAKKLKSSEDGEQQRKLPKRKIVLLMAYSGKGYHGMQRNVGSSKFKTIEDDLVLALVRSGCIPENHGEDMRKMSFQRCARTDKGVSAAGQVVSLKVWLIDDILEKINSHLPSHIRILGLKRVTGGFNSKNKCDARTYVYMLPTFAFAHKDHDSQDETYRLSAETLGRVNRLLACYKGTHNFHNFTSQKGPHEPSARRYILDMFCEEPFVREGMEFAVIKVKGQSFMTHQIRKMVGLVVAIVKGYAPESVLERCWGEAKVDVPKAPGLGLVLERVHFEKYNQRFGHDGLHEPLDWAREEAEVTAFKEQHIYPTIISTERQERSMAQWLSTLPMHDFSATAHAAAGLGTKAPSSLEGSDGVGDSD
- the PUS1 gene encoding pseudouridylate synthase 1 homolog isoform X1, with protein sequence MGLPGLRAAAWALRRACGPWTPHLGPRLLCLHPMAGNGEAPIPVGAKQEQDKKARSGWQGPTRIWEETEQQAKKLKSSEDGEQQRKLPKRKIVLLMAYSGKGYHGMQRNVGSSKFKTIEDDLVLALVRSGCIPENHGEDMRKMSFQRCARTDKGVSAAGQVVSLKVWLIDDILEKINSHLPSHIRILGLKRVTGGFNSKNKCDARTYVYMLPTFAFAHKDHDSQDETYRLSAETLGRVNRLLACYKGTHNFHNFTSQKGPHEPSARRYILDMFCEEPFVREGMEFAVIKVKGQSFMTHQIRKMVGLVVAIVKGYAPESVLERCWGEAKVDVPKAPGLGLVLERVHFEKYNQRFGHDGLHEPLDWAREEAEVTAFKEQHIYPTIISTERQERSMAQWLSTLPMHDFSATAHAAAGLGTKAPSSLEGSDGVGDSD